One genomic segment of Drosophila melanogaster chromosome 3R includes these proteins:
- the CG31347 gene encoding uncharacterized protein yields MESFSVPEVDMMTVSKNSQYERESLLKFAPPVGLTNISYGSLYKVDSFYLECQKYRDQFRDPYNKLLRPKMFSTYRGKCGVKIDPELERLKRPAASHVESIPVVYPMEYGHQMDFDRGFQMQGRNSRDAATARRYPCVRVLGR; encoded by the coding sequence ATGGAATCCTTTAGTGTGCCGGAAGTGGACATGATGACCGTGTCAAAGAATTCGCAATACGAACGGGAATCGCTACTAAAGTTCGCACCGCCAGTTGGACTGACCAACATCAGCTACGGCAGCTTGTACAAGGTGGACTCCTTCTATTTGGAGTGCCAGAAGTACCGAGATCAATTCCGCGATCCCTACAACAAGCTGCTGCGCCCCAAGATGTTCAGCACATACAGGGGCAAGTGTGGTGTGAAGATAGATCCCGAACTGGAGCGCTTAAAGCGACCCGCTGCCTCCCATGTGGAGTCTATTCCCGTGGTTTACCCAATGGAGTACGGGCACCAAATGGACTTCGACAGAGGCTTCCAGATGCAGGGACGCAACAGCAGGGATGCAGCCACCGCCCGCAGATAtccgtgtgtgcgtgtgctggGCAGATAA
- the kar gene encoding karmoisin, isoform B, whose protein sequence is MAENEPLNDLQSQVNGRILPAANGHTASATNGLVHANGKDAMKPSAPVQNGNGNANGTHIEAPCCRDIHGKEPPDGGARAWLVMVSAFLCNGIIFGFINTYGVIHSLLTDRLTKLGDPEASSKAALIGALAIGTTFLFSTMAGCLTDKIGLRLTTFAGGVLSAGGLLLSSFCTENIGALYFTYGIMFGLGAALAYTPTLAILGHYFKRYLGKVSGFVTAGSSVFTVILPPCLDKLLGSYGLEGTLRIMSLVSAFIILCSFVYKPLHPPPEPPKKKPGRSRINLFLRSIINVEIWKRKRFVIWALCVPLALFGYFVPYVHMMQFVKTTFPGEDVNLPVMCIGITSGIGRLIFGVIADMPGVNRMYLQQLSLVSIGLVTLLLPLTNSYVILVSFTLVMGLFDGCFISLLGPIAYEICGPSGATQAIGFLLGLSSIPLTVGPPVAGMIFDSTNSYTLPLILAGLPPLLGSSLLFLIKCVKEEENGVSAPRAVVLANGDIEIAGNGHYRSAGTKSSAPLMGATNGINGSAPASPTIQSNGHVDNGTGSYPDSPWPSPTRISDSAACDHSSSSLHTNPGTLLPSCSHTALLSGRSGSSKSLPLGDEPKRRRYNYSIY, encoded by the exons ATGGCTGAGAATGAACCGCTGAACGACCTGCAGAGCCAGGTGAATGGTCGTATCCTGCCCGCCGCCAATGGACATACAGCATCCGCGACCAACGGATTGGTGCATGCGAATGGCAAGGATGCAATGAAGCCGTCAGCTCCCGTTCAGAATGGGAATGGCAACGCGAACGGGACACACATCGAGGCGCCCTGCTGTCGGGACATACACGGCAAGGAGCCACCGGACGGAGGAGCACGCGCCTGGCTGGTCATGGTGAGCGCCTTCCTTTGCAACGGCATCATCTTTGGGTTCATCAACACCTACGGCGTTATCCATTCGCTGCTGACGGATAGGCTTACGAAGCTCGGCGATCCGGAGGCGTCCAGCAAAGCGG CTCTGATTGGCGCCCTGGCCATCGGCACCACATTCCTCTTCTCCACAATGGCTGGCTGTCTGACGGACAAGATTGGCCTGCGGCTGACCACGTTCGCCGGCGGAGTCCTCTCCGCGGGAGGACTGCTGCTGTCCTCGTTTTGCACGGAGAACATCGGCGCCCTGTACTTCACCTACGGGATCATGTTCGGCCTGGGTGCCGCCCTTGCCTACACGCCCACATTGGCCATCCTGGGCCACTATTTCAAGCGGTACCTGGGAAAGGTGAGTGGCTTTGTGACCGCCGGCTCCAGCGTTTTCACTGTGATACTGCCGCCCTGTCTGGACAAGCTGCTCGGTAGCTATGGTCTGGAGGGGACCCTGCGG ATAATGAGCCTCGTTTCCGCCTTTATTATCCTTTGCTCCTTCGTGTACAAGCCACTGCATCCGCCACCGGAGCCGCCGAAGAAGAAGCCCGGCAGATCGCGCATCAATCTCTTCCTACGCTCGATCATCAACGTGGAGATCTGGAAGCGTAAACGCTTCGTCATCTGGGCACTTTGTGTGCCGCTCGCCTTGTTCGGCTACTTTGTGCCCTATGTGCACATGATGCAGTTCGTGAAAACCACTTTTCCGGGAGAGGATGTCAACCTGCCGGTCATGTGTATCGGCATCACCTCCGGCATCGGGCGTCTGATTTTCGGAGTCATTGCCGATATGCCGGGTGTGAACCGTATGTACCTGCAACAATTGTCCTTGGTGTCCATTGGCCTGGTTACCTTGCTGCTGCCGCTCACCAACTCGTACGTCATCCTCGTCTCGTTCACCCTGGTCATGGGTCTTTTCGACGGCTGCTTCATTTCGCTGCTGGGCCCAATAGCCTACGAGATCTGTGGCCCCTCGGGCGCCACACAGGCCATCGGCTTTCTGCTAGGACTCAGTTCTATTCCGCTCACAGTGGGTCCACCAGTGGCGGGCATGATCTTCGACAGCACGAACTCCTACACATTGCCGCTGATCCTCGCCGGACTCCCCCCACTACTTGGCTCCTCGCTCTTGTTCCTCATCAAGTGCGTCAAGGAGGAGGAGAACGGGGTCAGTGCGCCGCGAGCGGTGGTACTGGCCAATGGAGACATCGAGATTGCCGGCAACGGCCATTATCGGTCGGCTG GCACCAAGTCCAGTGCACCGCTGATGGGTGCCACGAATGGTATCAATGGAAGCGCACCAGCGTCCCCAACTATCCAGAGCAATGGACACGTGGACAACGGAACTGGTTCGTACCCCGACTCACCTTGGCCTAGCCCCACTCGCATCTCAGACTCCGCCGCCTGCGACCATTCCAGTAGCTCGCTTCACACTAACCCGGGCACCCTGCTGCCCAGCTGCTCGCACACCGCCCTGCTGAGCGGGCGCTCTGGCTCCAGCAAGTCCCTGCCCCTGGGCGACGAACCCAAGAGGCGTCGCTATAACTACTCCATCTACTAa
- the Cyp313a4 gene encoding cytochrome P450 313a4: MLTWTLWCGLLFLLWIYFLWSRRRFYLLTLKIPGPLGYPILGMAHWLMRREDILNAFGCFLDKHGPTIFSWLGPIPFMIVSDPQVVQDIFTSPHCVNKGIIYKAVDDGAGVGLFSLKDPRWSIHRKLLNPAFGHKVLLSFLPIFNRETALLLDQLEPLQDDGEKDLIPLLQSFTLGIATQTTMGSDVKDEESFRSNSLLGRYQCILETMTDMCFSPWLNSRFCRQLAGKESHYYQAKTEIRQFIRKIIERKLAEDEMGALPSIQSNDKNLFLNLVTDLMRRGVFTLKNVEDESNIIVFGAFETTANAVYYTLMLLAMFPEYQERAFEEIKTIFPNTGDFDVSYADTQQMVYLDLILNESMRVIPPVPVVSRQTSQDLKLSNGIVVPKGVQIAIDIYHMHRSKKIWGPDAETFNPDHFLPHNIQDKHPYAYIPFTKGIRNCIGWRYALISAKVTLAKLLRNYRFKTSFPFENLYFVEDITMKLKSVPLLELQKRT; this comes from the exons ATGCTGACCTGGACGCTGTGGTGTGGACTGCTGTTCCTGCTCTGGATCTACTTTCTGTGGAGCAGGCGCAGATTTTATCTGCTAACGCTAAAGATACCGGGACCACTTGGATATCCCATTTTGGGCATGGCTCACTGGCTGATGCGCAGGGAAG ATATCCTCAACGCATTCGGCTGCTTTCTCGACAAGCACGGTCCGACAATTTTCTCCTGGCTGGGGCCCATTCCCTTTATGATTGTGAGTGATCCCCAAGTGGTGCAGGATATCTTCACATCTCCCCACTGCGTCAACAAGGGCATTATTTACAAGGCAGTGGACGATGGCGCCGGAGTTGGATTATTCAGCCTGAAGG ATCCCCGCTGGAGCATCCATCGGAAGCTGCTGAATCCCGCCTTCGGCCACAAGGTGCTACTCAGCTTCCTGCCCATTTTCAACCGGGAGACGGCCCTTCTGCTCGATCAACTCGAACCACTGCAGGATGACGGCGAGAAGGATCTCATTCCACTGCTGCAGAGCTTCACCCTGGGAATTGCCACCC AAACCACCATGGGCAGCGATGTAAAGGATGAAGAGAGCTTCAGGAGCAATTCCTTGCTGGGGCGATACCAATG CATCCTGGAAACCATGACAGATATGTGCTTCTCTCCGTGGCTCAATAGCCGATTTTGCCGGCAGCTGGCTGGAAAGGAATCGCACTACTACCAGGCCAAAACTGAGATTCGTCAGTTTATTCGGAAG ATAATTGAGAGAAAGTTGGCCGAGGACGAAATGGGAGCACTACCTTCCATCCAGTCCAATGATAAAAACCTATTTCTAAATCTGGTCACGGATTTGATGAGACGAGGAGTGTTTACCCTGAAGAATGTTGAGGATGAGTCGAATATCATCGTTTTTGGAGCTTTTGAGACCACGGCTAATGCAGTGTACTACACCCTGATGTTGCTGGCGATGTTTCCGGAATACCAGGAGAGGGCCTTTGAGGAAATAAAGACGATATTCCCAAACACAGGAGACTTTGATGTATCCTACGCGGACACCCAGCAGATGGTGTACCTTGACCTGATCCTCAACGAATCCATGAGAGTAATACCCCCTGTTCCTGTCGTATCCCGACAAACGTCTCAGGATCTGAAGCTGTCCAATGGTATAGTGGTTCCCAAAGGGGTCCAGATCGCCATCGACATTTATCACATGCACAGAAGCAAAAAGATCTGGGGTCCGGATGCGGAGACCTTCAACCCAGATCATTTCCTCCCCCACAACATCCAGGACAAGCATCCGTACGCCTATATACCTTTTACCAAGGGCATTCGAAATTGCATAG GTTGGAGATATGCCTTAATATCGGCGAAAGTTACATTAGCCAAGTTATTGCGGAATTATAGGTTTAAAACGAGTTTTCCCTTCGAAAATCTATACTTTGTTGAAGATATTACGATGAAGTTGAAATCTGTGCCACTGTTGGAGCTCCAAAAGAGAACTTAA
- the Su(fu) gene encoding suppressor of fused, translating to MAEANLDKKPEVKPPPGLKAIIDHLGQVYPNQPNPLQVTTLLKYWLGGQDPLDYISMYNYPGDVDRNVPPHWHYISFGLSDLHGDERVHLREEGVTRSGMGFELTFRLAKTEIELKQQIENPEKPQRPPTWPANLLQAIGRYCFQTGNGLCFGDNIPWRKSLDGSTTSKLQNLLVAQDPQLGCIDTPTGTVDFCQIVGVFDDELEQASRWNGRGVLNFLRQDMQTGGDWLVTNMDRQMSVFELFPETLLNLQDDLEKQGSDLAGVNADFTFRELKPTKEVKEEVDFQALSEKCANDENNRQLTDTQMKREEPSFPQSMSMSSNSLHKSCPLDFQAQAPNCISLDGIEITLAPGVAKYLLLAIKDRIRHGRHFTFKAQHLALTLVAESVTGSAVTVNEPYGVLGYWIQVLIPDELVPRLMEDFRSAGLDEKCEPKERLELEWPDKNLKLIIDQPEPVLPMSLDAAPLKM from the coding sequence ATGGCCGAGGCGAATTTGGACAAAAAACCTGAGGTGAAGCCTCCGCCGGGCCTTAAGGCCATCATAGACCACCTCGGGCAGGTGTACCCCAACCAGCCGAACCCGCTGCAGGTGACCACACTGCTCAAGTACTGGCTGGGCGGTCAGGATCCGTTGGACTACATTAGCATGTACAACTATCCCGGAGATGTGGATAGGAACGTTCCGCCGCACTGGCACTACATTAGTTTCGGACTCAGCGACCTACACGGGGACGAGCGAGTCCACTTGCGCGAGGAGGGCGTCACTCGGTCTGGCATGGGGTTCGAGTTGACCTTTCGcttggccaaaacagaaatAGAGCTAAAGCAGCAGATTGAGAACCCGGAAAAGCCCCAAAGACCGCCCACCTGGCCGGCGAACCTGTTGCAGGCCATCGGACGCTATTGTTTTCAAACAGGCAACGGGTTGTGCTTCGGAGACAACATCCCGTGGCGCAAGAGTCTGGATGGCAGTACCACTTCCAAGCTACAGAACCTGCTCGTCGCCCAGGACCCGCAGTTGGGCTGCATCGACACTCCCACGGGCACGGTGGACTTCTGCCAGATCGTCGGCGTCTTTGACGACGAACTTGAGCAGGCATCGCGTTGGAACGGGCGCGGTGTGCTCAACTTCCTTCGCCAAGATATGCAAACTGGCGGTGATTGGCTGGTGACTAACATGGATCGCCAGATGAGCGTCTTCGAACTGTTTCCCGAAACGCTGCTAAACCTACAGGACGATCTGGAGAAGCAGGGTTCCGATCTGGCCGGCGTTAATGCAGATTTTACGTTCCGTGAGCTGAAACCTACCAAGGAGGTGAAGGAGGAGGTGGATTTCCAGGCGCTGAGCGAGAAGTGCGCCAACGACGAAAACAATCGGCAGCTGACGGATACGCAAATGAAACGCGAGGAACCAAGCTTTCCACAATCCATGTCGATGAGCAGCAATTCGCTGCACAAGTCCTGTCCCCTGGACTTTCAAGCGCAGGCACCAAACTGCATTTCACTGGACGGTATTGAGATTACCCTCGCACCTGGTGTGGCCAAGTACCTCCTACTGGCCATCAAGGATCGCATCCGACATGGGCGCCACTTCACCTTCAAGGCTCAGCATCTGGCGCTCACTTTGGTGGCGGAATCCGTCACCGGCTCGGCGGTGACAGTGAACGAACCGTACGGCGTGCTGGGCTACTGGATTCAGGTCCTGATTCCCGATGAACTGGTGCCGCGCCTGATGGAAGACTTCCGCAGCGCGGGCCTAGACGAGAAATGCGAGCCCAAGGAGCGACTGGAGCTCGAGTGGCCCGACAAGAATCTGAAGCTGATCATCGACCAGCCGGAACCTGTGCTGCCCATGTCGCTCGACGCTGCTCCTCTGAAAATGTGA
- the CG43630 gene encoding uncharacterized protein — MTLILLAALSNIYTGMFNYVKAKFPFVIEAAMVTLCFGSIVGRFCIMV; from the coding sequence ATGACGTTGATACTACTGGCTGCCCTGTCGAACATCTACACCGGGATGTTCAACTACGTGAAGGCCAAATTCCCGTTCGTGATCGAGGCCGCCATGGTGACCCTGTGCTTTGGCTCCATCGTGGGTCGATTCTGCATAATGGTTTAG
- the kar gene encoding karmoisin, isoform A yields MAENEPLNDLQSQVNGRILPAANGHTASATNGLVHANGKDAMKPSAPVQNGNGNANGTHIEAPCCRDIHGKEPPDGGARAWLVMVSAFLCNGIIFGFINTYGVIHSLLTDRLTKLGDPEASSKAALIGALAIGTTFLFSTMAGCLTDKIGLRLTTFAGGVLSAGGLLLSSFCTENIGALYFTYGIMFGLGAALAYTPTLAILGHYFKRYLGKVSGFVTAGSSVFTVILPPCLDKLLGSYGLEGTLRIMSLVSAFIILCSFVYKPLHPPPEPPKKKPGRSRINLFLRSIINVEIWKRKRFVIWALCVPLALFGYFVPYVHMMQFVKTTFPGEDVNLPVMCIGITSGIGRLIFGVIADMPGVNRMYLQQLSLVSIGLVTLLLPLTNSYVILVSFTLVMGLFDGCFISLLGPIAYEICGPSGATQAIGFLLGLSSIPLTVGPPVAGMIFDSTNSYTLPLILAGLPPLLGSSLLFLIKCVKEEENGVSAPRAVVLANGDIEIAGNGHYRSAGTKSSAPLMGATNGINGSAPASPTIQSNGHVDNGTGKLAVTNGSAS; encoded by the exons ATGGCTGAGAATGAACCGCTGAACGACCTGCAGAGCCAGGTGAATGGTCGTATCCTGCCCGCCGCCAATGGACATACAGCATCCGCGACCAACGGATTGGTGCATGCGAATGGCAAGGATGCAATGAAGCCGTCAGCTCCCGTTCAGAATGGGAATGGCAACGCGAACGGGACACACATCGAGGCGCCCTGCTGTCGGGACATACACGGCAAGGAGCCACCGGACGGAGGAGCACGCGCCTGGCTGGTCATGGTGAGCGCCTTCCTTTGCAACGGCATCATCTTTGGGTTCATCAACACCTACGGCGTTATCCATTCGCTGCTGACGGATAGGCTTACGAAGCTCGGCGATCCGGAGGCGTCCAGCAAAGCGG CTCTGATTGGCGCCCTGGCCATCGGCACCACATTCCTCTTCTCCACAATGGCTGGCTGTCTGACGGACAAGATTGGCCTGCGGCTGACCACGTTCGCCGGCGGAGTCCTCTCCGCGGGAGGACTGCTGCTGTCCTCGTTTTGCACGGAGAACATCGGCGCCCTGTACTTCACCTACGGGATCATGTTCGGCCTGGGTGCCGCCCTTGCCTACACGCCCACATTGGCCATCCTGGGCCACTATTTCAAGCGGTACCTGGGAAAGGTGAGTGGCTTTGTGACCGCCGGCTCCAGCGTTTTCACTGTGATACTGCCGCCCTGTCTGGACAAGCTGCTCGGTAGCTATGGTCTGGAGGGGACCCTGCGG ATAATGAGCCTCGTTTCCGCCTTTATTATCCTTTGCTCCTTCGTGTACAAGCCACTGCATCCGCCACCGGAGCCGCCGAAGAAGAAGCCCGGCAGATCGCGCATCAATCTCTTCCTACGCTCGATCATCAACGTGGAGATCTGGAAGCGTAAACGCTTCGTCATCTGGGCACTTTGTGTGCCGCTCGCCTTGTTCGGCTACTTTGTGCCCTATGTGCACATGATGCAGTTCGTGAAAACCACTTTTCCGGGAGAGGATGTCAACCTGCCGGTCATGTGTATCGGCATCACCTCCGGCATCGGGCGTCTGATTTTCGGAGTCATTGCCGATATGCCGGGTGTGAACCGTATGTACCTGCAACAATTGTCCTTGGTGTCCATTGGCCTGGTTACCTTGCTGCTGCCGCTCACCAACTCGTACGTCATCCTCGTCTCGTTCACCCTGGTCATGGGTCTTTTCGACGGCTGCTTCATTTCGCTGCTGGGCCCAATAGCCTACGAGATCTGTGGCCCCTCGGGCGCCACACAGGCCATCGGCTTTCTGCTAGGACTCAGTTCTATTCCGCTCACAGTGGGTCCACCAGTGGCGGGCATGATCTTCGACAGCACGAACTCCTACACATTGCCGCTGATCCTCGCCGGACTCCCCCCACTACTTGGCTCCTCGCTCTTGTTCCTCATCAAGTGCGTCAAGGAGGAGGAGAACGGGGTCAGTGCGCCGCGAGCGGTGGTACTGGCCAATGGAGACATCGAGATTGCCGGCAACGGCCATTATCGGTCGGCTG GCACCAAGTCCAGTGCACCGCTGATGGGTGCCACGAATGGTATCAATGGAAGCGCACCAGCGTCCCCAACTATCCAGAGCAATGGACACGTGGACAACGGAACTG GGAAACTCGCCGTGACCAACGGATCGGCGTCGTAG
- the mbo gene encoding members only has translation MSLTDVLELNKTELFAKIRNGLPVVQRTQNLLDCKDDLLFAWHAKDSCLLVRNWRSSLAAKVNIQFQTLIPSSLVSLEVDRVLASNEGSLVALSGPRGVVIMELPRRWGPDGYYKDGKPVITCRTFGLDTQLFLKNPHLEVRQVRWHPHSVSDSTLLVLLNNNTIRVYNHSKLRHVWQVGPPVLRSGANNSLCDFGELAVDFDIAPAAKPRVTEPETAGNNETTLDKSNKTLVAAKSLPKQERIEWPMVVLRENGNIYILMTGVDSENTRLQGPVTITPQAHDNYGLESCALMIIPSLPPTIVIAESNGKLHHALLMEAEATEHSFNEVDDSVLIEPAEYVVHVLETVELELGISAPATGKEGGNCPIYLKRDLINELRYFAYHNAGLHAVTVSFIAELQRYLESESDEDRLELAVSASAEYILCTKFDSSETVNAVFGLALLQIPAGIVLLLGSGQVISLKLVIDAQLLVTPNENKPVDSEVSQQESGPPFVDTIKSLLQRSVNQPILADKLSSPSAQESFELLNQAIEVLREQYLKRHDLVRAAFTRHINQIQLKKEQQLQEIQDLEQERELISERAHKLAERFEEISYNQELLVRKCNALMQRANASLPNSVIAEREFSQEVIRLNKVTQSLAAGLETAKKTFNKQRYHIAQSQEDLKKNAYELPEKQHRTITEILTQLTGEIDRQITDVKRINKIVGI, from the coding sequence ATGTCGCTCACCGATGTCTTGGAATTGAACAAAACGGAGTTGTTCGCGAAGATTCGCAATGGGTTGCCCGTGGTGCAAAGGACTCAGAACCTGCTGGACTGCAAGGACGATCTGCTCTTTGCCTGGCACGCGAAGGACAGCTGTCTGTTGGTTCGCAACTGGCGCTCATCGCTGGCGGCAAAGGTGAATATCCAGTTCCAGACACTGATTCCATCGAGCTTGGTGAGCCTGGAGGTGGACCGCGTGCTGGCCTCCAACGAGGGCTCCCTCGTGGCACTAAGTGGACCGCGCGGCGTTGTCATAATGGAGCTGCCCCGCCGCTGGGGCCCCGATGGATACTACAAGGATGGCAAGCCAGTGATCACCTGCCGCACGTTCGGCCTGGACACTCAGCTTTTCCTAAAAAACCCGCACTTGGAAGTGCGCCAGGTCCGCTGGCATCCGCACTCCGTGTCAGACTCCACGCTGCTCGTGCTGCTCAACAACAACACGATTCGAGTGTACAATCACTCCAAGTTGCGCCACGTGTGGCAGGTGGGTCCCCCGGTGCTTCGAAGTGGGGCCAATAACTCGCTATGCGACTTTGGCGAGCTAGCCGTTGACTTTGACATCGCTCCTGCTGCAAAACCACGTGTCACTGAACCAGAAACAGCCGGCAATAACGAAACCACTTTGGATAAGAGCAACAAAACCCTTGTGGCGGCCAAATCGCTGCCGAAACAGGAGAGGATAGAGTGGCCCATGGTTGTGCTCCGCGAGAATGGAAACATCTACATTTTGATGACCGGCGTGGATTCGGAGAATACGCGCCTGCAGGGCCCCGTTACCATAACGCCACAGGCACATGACAATTATGGACTGGAGTCCTGTGCCCTAATGATTATCCCATCACTTCCGCCGACCATTGTTATAGCTGAATCCAATGGAAAGCTTCACCATGCTCTGCTTATGGAGGCGGAGGCCACTGAGCATTCTTTCAATGAGGTTGACGACTCTGTGTTGATTGAACCCGCCGAATACGTTGTACATGTACTAGAAACTGTCGAACTTGAGCTGGGAATATCTGCACCCGCAACTGGAAAAGAAGGAGGCAACTGTCCCATATACTTAAAGCGGGATTTGATCAATGAGCTTCGCTACTTTGCCTACCACAACGCAGGACTTCATGCCGTTACGGTCAGCTTTATCGCAGAGCTGCAACGTTACTTGGAAAGCGAGTCCGATGAAGATCGTCTAGAGCTGGCGGTCTCTGCAAGTGCAGAGTACATTCTGTGCACAAAATTCGATTCCAGTGAGACGGTGAACGCAGTCTTTGGACTTGCCCTATTACAAATTCCTGCCGGTATAGTTCTACTGCTGGGCAGCGGTCAGGTGATTAGCCTTAAGCTGGTAATTGATGCCCAGCTGTTGGTTACACCTAATGAGAATAAGCCAGTTGACTCGGAAGTGTCTCAGCAGGAAAGTGGGCCACCGTTTGTCGATACGATTAAATCGCTTTTGCAACGTAGTGTTAACCAGCCCATCTTGGCGGATAAACTTTCCTCGCCATCCGCCCAGGAGAGCTTCGAACTGCTTAACCAGGCAATCGAGGTGCTTCGTGAGCAGTACCTTAAACGACATGACCTTGTGCGCGCCGCATTTACACGCCACATCAACCAGATCCAGCTGAAGAAGGAACAACAGCTGCAGGAGATCCAAGACCTGGAGCAGGAACGCGAACTGATCAGCGAGCGGGCCCACAAGCTTGCCGAGCGCTTCGAGGAGATTAGCTACAACCAGGAGCTGCTCGTCCGCAAGTGCAACGCTCTGATGCAGAGGGCCAATGCCTCACTACCCAATAGTGTGATTGCGGAACGGGAGTTTTCGCAGGAGGTGATTCGACTTAATAAGGTCACCCAGAGCCTGGCCGCTGGACTGGAGACTGCTAAGAAGACGTTTAACAAGCAGCGCTACCACATTGCCCAGAGTCAAGAGGACCTCAAGAAGAACGCGTACGAGCTGCCGGAGAAACAGCACCGCACTATCACCGAGATACTTACCCAGCTAACCGGGGAGATCGATCGCCAGATCACCGACGTCAAGCGCATTAATAAAATCGTTGGCATCTAA
- the Arp1 gene encoding Actin-related protein 1 yields the protein MEPYDVVVNQPVVIDNGSGVIKAGFAGEHIPKCRFPNYIGRPKHVRVMAGALEGDIFVGPKAEEHRGLLSIRYPMEHGIVTDWNDMERIWSYIYSKEQLATFTEDHPVLLTEAPLNPRRNREKAAEFFFEGINAPALFVSMQAVLSLYATGRVTGVVLDSGDGVTHAVPIYEGFAMPHSIMRVDIAGRDVTRYLKTLIRREGFNFRSTAEFEIVRSIKEKVCYLATNPQKEETVETEKFAYKLPDGKIFEIGPARFRAPEVLFRPDLLGEECEGIHDVLMYSIEKSDMDLRKMLYQNIVLSGGSTLFKGFGDRLLSELKKHSAKDLKIRIAAPQERLYSTWMGGSILASLDTFKKMWISKREYEEEGQKAVHRKTF from the exons ATGGAGCCTTATGATGTCGTCGTCAACCAGCCCGTCGTCATAGATAAC GGCTCCGGTGTGATCAAAGCCGGCTTTGCTGGTGAGCACATTCCAAAATGCAGGTTTCCCAATTA CATTGGCCGGCCCAAGCATGTCCGAGTGATGGCTGGTGCGCTGGAGGGCGACATATTCGTTGGACCCAAGGCGGAGGAGCACCGTGGCCTGCTTAGCATCCGGTACCCCATGGAGCACGGCATTGTCACCGACTGGAATGACATGGAGCGGATATGGAGCTACATTTACAGCAAA GAACAACTGGCCACCTTCACGGAGGATCATCCCGTGCTGCTGACCGAGGCCCCGCTTAATCCGCGCCGAAACCGCGAAAAGGCAGCCGAGTTCTTCTTTGAAGGCATCAATGCACCTGCGCTCTTTGTGTCCATGCAGGCGGTGCTCAGTCT CTACGCCACCGGTCGTGTGACTGGCGTAGTGCTCGACTCCGGCGACGGTGTGACGCATGCGGTTCCTATCTACGAGGGATTCGCCATGCCTCACAGTATTATGCGCGTGGACATCGCCGGGCGCGATGTGACGCGCTACCTGAAGACACTCATCCGCCGGGAGGGCTTTAACTTCCGGTCGACTGCCGAATTTGAGATTGTGCGCTCCATCAAGGAGAAGGTCTGCTATCTGGCCACCAATCCGCAGAAGGAGGAGACCGTGGAAACCGAGAAGTTTGCCTACAAGCTGCCCGACGGCAAGATCTTTGAGATTGGACCTGCACGCTTCAGGGCGCCGGAGGTGCTCTTCCGGCCCGATCTGCTGGGCGAGGAATGTGAGGGCATTCACGACGTTCTGATGTACTCCATCGAGAAGTCAGATATGGATCTCAGGAAAATGCTCTACCAGAACATCGTGCTGTCCGGCGGATCAACGCTCTTCAAAGGATTCGGCGACCGTCTGTTGTCCGAACTGAAGAAACACTCGGCTAAGGATCTCAAGATCAGG ATCGCTGCGCCGCAGGAACGTCTGTACTCCACATGGATGGGCGGATCGATTTTAGCCTCGCTCGATACTTTCAAGAAGATGTGGATCTCGAAGCGGGAATACGAGGAGGAGGGACAGAAAGCCGTGCACAGAAAGACTTTTTAG